Proteins from one Parvibaculum lavamentivorans DS-1 genomic window:
- the flgC gene encoding flagellar basal body rod protein FlgC: MDLIKSMMVAASGLKAQSGRMRVIAENIANADSTSRVAGGDPYRRKIVTFEDKLNREIGANTVSLGRPVLDKTEFQLKYMPGHPAADEAGYVKMPNVNGMVEAMDMREAQRSYEANLNLIQASRRMISQTIDILRK; the protein is encoded by the coding sequence ATGGACCTGATCAAATCGATGATGGTGGCAGCTTCCGGCCTCAAGGCCCAGAGCGGCCGCATGCGCGTGATCGCGGAAAACATCGCCAACGCGGATTCGACCTCGCGCGTGGCGGGCGGCGATCCCTATCGCCGCAAGATCGTAACCTTCGAGGACAAGCTCAACCGGGAGATCGGCGCCAATACCGTGTCGCTCGGCCGGCCGGTCCTCGACAAGACCGAATTTCAGCTCAAATACATGCCGGGCCATCCGGCCGCGGACGAGGCGGGCTACGTCAAAATGCCGAATGTCAACGGCATGGTGGAGGCGATGGACATGCGCGAGGCGCAGCGTTCCTACGAGGCCAACCTCAATCTCATTCAGGCGTCGCGCCGCATGATCTCTCAGACAATCGACATTCTGCGGAAGTGA
- a CDS encoding FliO/MopB family protein — MDFSEIFRFVAALAFIIGLIGLCAVLAKRFGLVPGGVTAPGSQRRLGIVEVKQIDPKHRLVLIRRDGKEHLLLTGGDHPLLVETGIEAPVPAEVAPAEAAPVLPFERPAAQFQRIVDFIRERRA; from the coding sequence ATGGACTTCTCGGAAATCTTCCGGTTCGTCGCCGCGCTTGCTTTTATCATCGGCCTGATCGGCCTTTGCGCGGTTCTGGCGAAGCGTTTCGGCCTTGTGCCGGGTGGCGTCACGGCGCCGGGTTCGCAGCGCCGCCTCGGCATCGTCGAGGTAAAGCAGATCGATCCGAAGCATCGTCTCGTGCTCATTCGCCGCGATGGCAAGGAACATCTTCTTCTGACGGGCGGCGACCATCCGCTTCTCGTCGAAACCGGCATCGAAGCGCCCGTGCCGGCAGAGGTTGCGCCCGCCGAGGCCGCGCCCGTTCTGCCGTTCGAGCGCCCCGCCGCCCAGTTCCAGCGCATTGTCGATTTCATCAGGGAGCGCCGCGCGTGA
- a CDS encoding flagellar basal body protein gives MAIGDLPIFDMMKQRLHWLTARQQVLAQNVANSDTPGYAAKDLKELDFGALVKRSGPSLTPVATQGGHIGSPVSGHGNFFRPGQSTGGQVVKKADFETSPSGNSVVLEEQMIKVAETQMDYQTVTGLYSKSLGLIRIALGRS, from the coding sequence ATGGCAATCGGCGATCTTCCCATCTTCGACATGATGAAGCAGCGGCTGCACTGGCTGACAGCGCGCCAGCAGGTGCTTGCGCAGAACGTCGCCAATTCCGACACGCCGGGCTATGCCGCGAAGGATCTGAAGGAACTCGATTTCGGCGCGCTGGTGAAGCGCAGCGGCCCCTCATTGACGCCGGTAGCGACGCAGGGCGGACATATCGGCAGCCCGGTTTCCGGCCATGGCAATTTTTTCCGTCCGGGGCAGTCCACGGGCGGGCAGGTGGTGAAGAAGGCGGATTTCGAAACCTCGCCGAGCGGCAATTCGGTCGTGCTTGAAGAACAGATGATCAAGGTCGCCGAGACGCAGATGGATTACCAGACCGTGACGGGGCTCTATTCGAAGAGCCTCGGCCTCATCAGGATCGCGCTCGGCCGTAGCTGA
- a CDS encoding MotE family protein, whose product MLDRLRLLPTVILCASLLLVLKLAEVATGGESTASLGAISVAHANAPEPEPAEEPKAEAEAEAEAEAGTAAEGEAETAGMQPEAAAAEEAAPRLSKSEISVLESLAERRKELDSRAEGLDTRERLLAAAEKRVEERVAELKEIEARINQQISRQDAEGEERLAGLVSMYETMKPKDAARIFERLDMGVLLDVVKRMQPRKMAAVLAAMDPVVAQDLTVELAVGDRLNVAPAASEDEMPQATPEAALAPAQKAS is encoded by the coding sequence ATGCTCGACCGTCTCCGCCTTTTGCCGACCGTCATCCTCTGCGCCTCGCTGCTGCTGGTGCTGAAACTCGCCGAAGTGGCGACGGGTGGTGAAAGCACGGCATCGCTCGGGGCCATCTCGGTTGCTCATGCGAATGCGCCCGAACCGGAGCCGGCGGAAGAGCCGAAAGCGGAAGCCGAGGCCGAGGCCGAGGCCGAGGCCGGAACAGCGGCGGAGGGTGAGGCGGAAACGGCCGGCATGCAGCCGGAAGCCGCAGCTGCGGAAGAAGCGGCGCCGCGGCTGAGCAAATCCGAAATTTCCGTCCTCGAAAGCCTCGCCGAGCGCCGCAAGGAGCTCGACAGCCGCGCCGAAGGTCTCGACACGCGGGAGCGGCTGCTGGCCGCCGCCGAAAAGCGCGTGGAGGAGCGGGTCGCCGAGCTGAAGGAAATCGAGGCGCGGATCAACCAGCAGATCAGCCGCCAGGATGCCGAGGGCGAAGAGCGGCTGGCCGGGCTCGTGTCGATGTATGAAACGATGAAGCCGAAGGATGCCGCGCGCATTTTCGAGCGGCTCGACATGGGCGTGCTGCTCGACGTGGTCAAGCGGATGCAGCCGCGCAAGATGGCCGCCGTGCTCGCGGCGATGGATCCCGTTGTGGCACAGGATCTGACGGTAGAACTTGCGGTGGGCGACCGGCTGAACGTGGCGCCCGCAGCCTCCGAGGACGAGATGCCGCAGGCAACACCGGAAGCGGCGCTGGCACCTGCGCAAAAAGCCAGCTAA
- a CDS encoding flagellar basal body-associated FliL family protein has product MAAVDADISEDEEDASAPPAKRRLAGKVLVLYVVLPVLLLVGAGVGVYMSGILGGTSEEEHAVVAAPAPVFYDLPDFLVNLSGPPPQHYLKLRVALEVPSKETVARLEAEMPRVLDGFQTFLRELRPEDLEGSQGMLNLKEELMRRLALATQEPLVTDVLFKEIIVQ; this is encoded by the coding sequence ATGGCAGCAGTCGACGCTGACATCTCCGAAGACGAGGAAGACGCCTCCGCACCGCCGGCGAAGCGCCGGCTCGCGGGCAAGGTGCTGGTGCTCTATGTCGTGCTGCCGGTTCTGCTTCTGGTGGGCGCGGGCGTGGGCGTCTACATGTCCGGCATTCTGGGCGGCACTTCCGAAGAGGAACATGCGGTCGTGGCCGCACCCGCACCTGTCTTTTACGATCTCCCCGACTTTCTCGTAAATCTCAGCGGGCCGCCGCCGCAACATTACCTGAAGCTTCGCGTCGCACTCGAAGTGCCGAGCAAGGAAACCGTTGCGCGTCTCGAAGCGGAGATGCCGCGCGTGCTCGACGGTTTTCAGACATTCCTGCGCGAGTTGCGCCCGGAAGATCTCGAAGGATCGCAGGGCATGCTCAACCTCAAGGAAGAGCTCATGCGCCGCCTGGCGCTCGCCACGCAGGAGCCGCTGGTGACGGACGTGCTCTTCAAGGAAATCATCGTTCAATAA
- a CDS encoding DUF6468 domain-containing protein, with translation MTPDLPLGVFLEIIVCVFLAATIAYCAMLDRRLRAMRSGQDGLRDLVRELNVATQRAVTAIDGLKQASAATNDELGERVRTGRILADELTLMIEAGNSIAERLGHGDRPALPRAPSPSATFQPGNGPRSTPVPKPASGRDSATAARAAHQLLDALKRSR, from the coding sequence ATGACGCCAGATCTGCCGCTCGGGGTATTCCTCGAGATCATCGTTTGCGTGTTTCTCGCGGCCACGATCGCCTATTGCGCGATGCTCGACCGGCGGTTGCGCGCCATGCGCTCCGGCCAGGACGGATTGCGCGACCTTGTTCGCGAACTCAACGTGGCGACGCAGCGCGCGGTAACGGCCATCGACGGGTTGAAGCAGGCAAGCGCCGCGACGAACGACGAACTGGGCGAACGGGTGCGGACAGGGCGCATTCTTGCCGACGAACTGACATTGATGATCGAAGCGGGAAACAGCATCGCGGAACGGCTTGGACATGGCGACCGCCCGGCTTTGCCGCGCGCGCCGTCGCCTTCGGCCACTTTCCAGCCCGGCAACGGACCGCGTTCGACGCCGGTGCCCAAACCCGCCTCCGGCCGCGACTCGGCCACGGCCGCGCGTGCCGCCCACCAGCTTCTGGATGCGCTGAAGCGCAGCCGCTGA
- a CDS encoding tetratricopeptide repeat protein, with translation MGMAALLLMLAAFVPDARAEAMRVALSEKDGYGRMVFTAPGGEPSVRASISSGVLVIAFGKASGLDPDLFLRTMPRYFAMVRQDGNESTLRFALTTEFRLDVKKAENAVYVDLLPPDWAGEAPPLPADVVARVAAAEEAKQKAEEAARLAKAQGIVEPDAPPPGLAVRVVARDGMTRLVFDWNQPVLYSLVQRQGLATITFDRTAKVDLSSLRVDPPPYLSHASATEHDGRLAVILTLKPGVSIADFREDMGVVLDLKPAQGGIEDEAKAAAAALTDEKKAPAPRDIRPETARGAEEPAATAEAPEDVPPAEEMAAAPGKTNAMPQGGRPEGKAVVRIQPGRSGMDVIVAWPEPVGAAVFERAGRLWAVFDAALPMDISGIEAETSGPFGAPEVVRFEGGTALVLPLRERVLVGAIEEGASWRISAGETLTTTGRPIATSRDWRDDGRGSVTFDFAGARRILTVGDPLVRDTIVVATARGPVQSLQTARSYVEFQALQTAQGIAIVPVADDVNVAAAPDNVLVSRREGLTLSADDHRDGSGDSESASVASVPVTSLMNFEEWRKAPGETFTERRQHYLSRFVQAQAHELGKLRFEYGRFLLAYGLAPEARSMLEKAAEANTRYGIDPTYRAVKGVAGVMSGRYVDAINDLSSTGLENAPHAAVWRGLARTELGHWEAARAQFGLAGAVIDAFDDDLRTLFRSRAAKASLRGGDLAAAQHYAEGFPAAPPGKQAKAEILLVNAMIADARGGKEEAVRRYEAAIANGYPPVAARARFGKAVLLHKAGELDDEAYAKELESLRFAWRGDDLELDVLTQLAALRLEQGEIADALKLMQIATANYPDSDEAHRMNMRMSDIFADYFLSEKANEMPPVQALAFFDAFKELTPIGSKGDEMIRHLAERLVAVDLLPQAEHLLDYQVANRLHGGIAKAQVAARLAAIYLLDQKADRALAALRATKQNLLPEALAERRRLLEARALADLKQYDNALDLLEEKTDDLSVRLRVDVLWDSGRWQDAGPAIEALLGDAWKTEEPLSDEMRLLVMRGAIAYSLAGEEGGLSRLRTKFGEAMAASPDASAFAIVSDPIVQQGVAFREMASRIASIDTLDRFLASLKTDDATVLN, from the coding sequence ATGGGAATGGCCGCCCTGCTGCTGATGCTCGCTGCCTTCGTTCCCGACGCGCGGGCGGAAGCCATGCGCGTTGCGCTGAGCGAGAAGGATGGCTACGGCCGAATGGTCTTCACCGCGCCGGGCGGGGAGCCCAGCGTTCGCGCTTCCATCAGTTCAGGCGTTCTGGTGATCGCGTTCGGCAAGGCGAGCGGGCTCGATCCGGATCTCTTCCTGCGGACCATGCCGCGCTATTTCGCAATGGTGCGGCAGGATGGCAATGAAAGCACCTTGCGGTTCGCTCTTACGACCGAGTTCCGGCTTGATGTCAAAAAGGCCGAGAACGCCGTTTACGTAGACCTGTTGCCGCCGGACTGGGCGGGCGAGGCGCCGCCCTTGCCGGCCGATGTGGTCGCGCGTGTCGCGGCTGCGGAAGAGGCGAAACAGAAGGCGGAAGAAGCCGCGCGACTAGCGAAGGCGCAGGGCATCGTCGAGCCCGATGCGCCGCCGCCGGGCCTTGCCGTGCGCGTGGTTGCGCGCGATGGCATGACGCGGCTCGTCTTCGACTGGAACCAGCCGGTGCTTTACTCGCTGGTGCAGCGGCAGGGGCTCGCAACCATCACATTCGATCGCACGGCAAAGGTCGACCTGTCGTCGCTCCGTGTCGATCCGCCGCCTTATCTCAGCCATGCCAGCGCGACCGAACATGACGGACGCCTCGCCGTGATCCTGACGTTGAAGCCCGGCGTGAGTATCGCCGACTTCCGCGAGGATATGGGCGTGGTGCTGGACCTGAAGCCCGCGCAGGGCGGCATCGAGGATGAAGCGAAAGCCGCAGCCGCGGCATTGACGGATGAGAAGAAGGCGCCCGCGCCGAGGGACATCAGGCCTGAGACCGCGCGGGGAGCGGAAGAGCCGGCCGCCACGGCGGAGGCGCCGGAAGATGTTCCGCCGGCGGAAGAGATGGCGGCGGCGCCGGGGAAGACGAATGCGATGCCGCAAGGCGGGCGGCCTGAAGGAAAGGCCGTCGTCCGCATTCAGCCGGGGCGCAGCGGCATGGATGTCATTGTCGCATGGCCGGAGCCTGTCGGCGCGGCGGTCTTCGAGCGGGCGGGGCGGCTGTGGGCGGTGTTCGATGCCGCGCTGCCGATGGATATTTCCGGGATCGAGGCGGAAACGTCCGGTCCCTTCGGCGCGCCGGAAGTAGTGCGTTTCGAGGGAGGAACGGCGCTGGTGCTGCCGCTCCGCGAGCGGGTGCTTGTGGGCGCCATCGAGGAAGGCGCGTCCTGGCGGATATCGGCGGGCGAGACGCTGACGACGACGGGGCGGCCGATTGCGACTTCGCGGGACTGGCGGGACGACGGGCGGGGCAGCGTGACATTCGATTTCGCCGGCGCGCGGCGCATTCTGACGGTGGGCGACCCGCTGGTGCGCGACACGATCGTTGTTGCGACGGCGCGCGGTCCGGTGCAATCGCTGCAGACGGCGCGCAGCTATGTCGAATTCCAGGCATTGCAGACGGCGCAGGGGATCGCCATCGTGCCCGTGGCCGACGATGTGAATGTCGCGGCGGCGCCGGACAATGTGCTCGTGTCGCGGCGTGAGGGGCTGACACTCTCCGCCGACGATCACCGGGACGGGAGCGGCGATAGCGAAAGCGCGTCCGTTGCGTCGGTGCCGGTGACGTCGCTGATGAATTTCGAGGAATGGCGCAAGGCGCCGGGCGAGACGTTCACGGAACGGCGCCAGCATTATCTTTCGCGTTTCGTGCAGGCGCAGGCGCATGAGCTCGGCAAGCTGCGGTTCGAATATGGGCGGTTCCTGTTGGCCTATGGGCTCGCACCGGAAGCACGCTCCATGCTCGAAAAGGCGGCGGAGGCGAATACGCGCTATGGGATCGACCCGACTTACCGCGCGGTGAAGGGCGTGGCGGGCGTGATGAGCGGACGCTATGTGGACGCGATCAACGATCTCTCCTCCACCGGCCTCGAGAACGCGCCCCATGCGGCGGTCTGGCGCGGGCTCGCGCGGACGGAGCTCGGGCATTGGGAAGCGGCGCGGGCGCAGTTCGGCCTGGCCGGTGCGGTCATAGACGCTTTCGACGACGATCTGCGGACGCTGTTCCGGTCGCGGGCGGCGAAGGCGTCGCTGAGGGGCGGCGATCTGGCCGCCGCGCAGCATTACGCGGAAGGGTTTCCCGCAGCGCCCCCCGGAAAACAGGCCAAAGCCGAAATCCTGCTCGTGAATGCGATGATCGCGGATGCGCGAGGCGGGAAGGAAGAGGCGGTCAGGCGCTATGAGGCGGCCATCGCAAACGGCTATCCGCCGGTTGCGGCGCGGGCCCGTTTCGGCAAGGCGGTGCTGCTTCACAAGGCGGGCGAGCTCGACGACGAGGCTTATGCGAAAGAGCTCGAGTCGCTGCGTTTCGCGTGGCGCGGCGACGATCTGGAACTCGATGTGCTGACGCAACTGGCGGCGCTGCGGCTGGAGCAAGGCGAGATCGCGGATGCGCTGAAGCTCATGCAGATCGCGACGGCGAATTATCCGGACAGCGACGAAGCGCACCGGATGAACATGCGCATGTCGGACATCTTCGCCGATTATTTCCTGAGCGAGAAGGCGAACGAGATGCCGCCGGTGCAGGCGCTCGCCTTTTTCGATGCCTTCAAGGAATTGACGCCCATCGGAAGCAAGGGCGACGAGATGATCCGCCACCTGGCGGAACGCCTGGTTGCGGTCGATCTCCTGCCGCAAGCCGAACATCTGCTCGATTATCAGGTGGCAAACCGGCTGCATGGCGGCATCGCCAAGGCGCAGGTCGCGGCACGGCTTGCGGCTATCTACCTTCTCGACCAGAAGGCCGACCGGGCGCTGGCGGCGCTTCGGGCGACGAAGCAGAACCTGCTGCCGGAGGCCCTGGCGGAGCGGCGGCGTTTGCTCGAAGCGCGCGCCCTGGCGGACCTCAAGCAATATGACAATGCGCTCGATCTACTGGAGGAGAAGACGGACGATCTCTCCGTGCGGCTGCGGGTCGATGTGCTGTGGGACAGCGGCCGCTGGCAGGATGCCGGACCGGCAATCGAGGCCCTTCTCGGCGACGCATGGAAGACGGAGGAGCCGCTGTCCGATGAGATGCGGCTTCTGGTGATGCGTGGCGCCATTGCCTATTCGCTCGCCGGAGAGGAGGGCGGTCTCTCGCGGCTGAGGACGAAATTCGGTGAGGCGATGGCGGCGAGCCCGGATGCGAGCGCCTTTGCGATCGTGTCGGATCCGATCGTGCAGCAAGGCGTCGCCTTCCGCGAGATGGCAAGCCGCATCGCATCGATCGATACGCTCGACCGGTTTCTCGCTTCGCTGAAAACGGACGACGCGACGGTGCTGAACTAG
- the fliM gene encoding flagellar motor switch protein FliM: MTATDLQEQGQEALAAAAEAATKAPERVLNQDEIDSLLGFELDGDSTPERHGIDAIVNSALVSYERLPMLEIVFDRLVRLMTVSLRNFTSDNVEVSLDNVSSIRFGDYLNSIPLPAILAVFRAKQWDNYGMFTVDSNLIYSIVDVLLGGRRGTAAMRIEGRPYTTIELNLVQRMIEVVLQDVQSAFEPLSPVTLELDRMETNPRFAAIARPANAAILVKLRVDMEDRGGRIELLLPYATLEPIRELLLQMFMGEKFGRDTIWESHLATELWATKVPLEAVLDEQQLSLREVMDFRVGQTLMLNSGPEGAIDLRCGGVRLGKGKMGRVGNHVAVRVEQAIKNARRAVLAAAPDAAAPSVPLELHAPAVKPGGAGK; this comes from the coding sequence ATGACCGCCACCGATCTTCAGGAACAAGGACAGGAAGCGCTCGCCGCCGCCGCGGAGGCCGCGACGAAGGCGCCTGAGCGCGTGCTCAACCAGGACGAGATCGACAGCCTGCTGGGCTTCGAGCTCGACGGCGATTCCACGCCGGAACGGCATGGCATCGATGCCATCGTCAATTCGGCGCTGGTCTCCTATGAACGCCTGCCGATGCTTGAAATCGTGTTCGACAGGCTTGTCCGCCTGATGACGGTTTCGCTGCGTAACTTCACATCCGACAACGTCGAAGTGTCGCTCGACAATGTGTCGTCCATTCGCTTCGGCGATTACCTCAATTCCATTCCGTTGCCCGCCATTCTTGCGGTTTTCCGCGCGAAGCAGTGGGACAATTACGGGATGTTCACGGTCGACTCGAACCTGATCTATTCGATCGTCGACGTGCTGCTCGGCGGACGGCGCGGCACGGCAGCCATGCGGATCGAAGGGCGGCCCTATACGACCATCGAACTCAATCTCGTCCAGCGCATGATCGAAGTGGTGCTGCAGGACGTGCAGTCGGCTTTCGAGCCGCTGTCGCCGGTGACGCTCGAACTCGACCGGATGGAAACCAATCCGCGCTTCGCGGCCATTGCGCGGCCTGCAAACGCCGCCATTCTCGTGAAGCTGCGCGTCGACATGGAAGACCGCGGCGGCCGCATCGAGCTGCTGCTACCTTATGCGACGCTCGAACCGATCCGCGAGCTGCTGTTGCAGATGTTCATGGGCGAGAAATTCGGCCGGGACACGATCTGGGAAAGCCATCTCGCGACGGAGTTGTGGGCGACGAAAGTGCCGCTGGAGGCGGTGCTCGACGAACAACAGCTTTCGCTGCGCGAAGTGATGGATTTCCGCGTCGGACAGACGCTGATGCTCAATAGCGGGCCGGAGGGCGCGATCGACCTGCGCTGCGGCGGCGTGCGCCTCGGCAAGGGCAAGATGGGCCGGGTCGGCAATCATGTCGCCGTGCGCGTGGAGCAGGCGATAAAGAATGCGCGGCGCGCCGTTCTCGCCGCCGCGCCCGATGCGGCGGCGCCCTCGGTGCCGCTTGAACTTCATGCACCCGCAGTCAAGCCCGGAGGAGCTGGGAAATGA
- the fliQ gene encoding flagellar biosynthesis protein FliQ, protein MSGPEVLDLARQAIYVQLIVSAPMMAVALLVGLAIALLQALTQVQEMTLVFVPKIVAIFLTMLISLPFMAQALSGFMTLVAQKIVTG, encoded by the coding sequence ATGAGCGGACCTGAAGTTCTCGATCTCGCGCGACAGGCGATTTACGTGCAGTTGATCGTGTCGGCGCCGATGATGGCGGTAGCGTTGCTGGTGGGTCTTGCCATTGCGCTCTTGCAGGCGCTGACGCAGGTGCAGGAAATGACGCTCGTTTTCGTGCCCAAGATCGTCGCGATCTTTCTTACCATGCTGATATCCCTGCCATTCATGGCGCAGGCTCTTTCCGGCTTCATGACCCTGGTCGCCCAGAAGATCGTTACGGGCTGA
- the fliP gene encoding flagellar type III secretion system pore protein FliP (The bacterial flagellar biogenesis protein FliP forms a type III secretion system (T3SS)-type pore required for flagellar assembly.), whose translation MIRTLCKFLPALALVLLSFGVAQPAFAQAIQVDLSDNLGLTDHIVQIVALVTVLSLAPSILIMVTSFVRIIVVLSLLRTALGMQQSPPNAVLVSLALFLTAFVMTPTFTTAYNEGIEPLMNQQIETAEAFERSSVPFKTFMLSQVRKQDLQLFVDLSQTEQPEEATDIGLQVIVPAFMISELRRAFEIGFLVFLPFIVIDMVVASVLMSMGMMMLPPVIISLPFKLIFFVLVDGWSLIAGSLVQSFGT comes from the coding sequence GTGATCCGTACCCTTTGCAAGTTCCTGCCCGCGCTCGCGCTCGTCCTGCTGAGCTTCGGCGTCGCACAGCCCGCCTTTGCGCAGGCGATCCAGGTGGATCTGTCCGACAATCTCGGCCTGACCGATCACATCGTTCAGATCGTCGCCCTGGTCACGGTGCTCAGCCTCGCACCCTCGATCCTGATCATGGTGACGTCCTTCGTCCGCATCATCGTGGTGCTCAGCCTTCTGCGCACGGCGCTCGGCATGCAACAGTCGCCGCCCAATGCCGTGCTGGTCAGCCTCGCGCTTTTCCTCACCGCCTTCGTCATGACGCCGACTTTCACGACGGCATACAATGAAGGCATCGAGCCCTTGATGAACCAGCAGATCGAGACGGCGGAAGCCTTCGAGCGGTCGAGCGTTCCTTTCAAGACCTTCATGCTCTCCCAGGTGCGCAAGCAGGACCTGCAGCTTTTCGTGGACCTCTCACAGACCGAGCAGCCCGAGGAAGCAACCGATATCGGCCTTCAGGTGATCGTTCCCGCCTTCATGATCAGCGAGCTTCGCCGCGCCTTCGAGATCGGCTTCCTCGTCTTCCTGCCCTTCATCGTCATCGACATGGTTGTCGCCTCGGTGCTGATGTCGATGGGCATGATGATGCTGCCGCCGGTGATCATCTCACTGCCGTTCAAGCTCATCTTCTTCGTGCTTGTGGATGGCTGGTCGCTGATCGCGGGAAGCCTCGTCCAGAGCTTCGGGACCTAG
- the flgG gene encoding flagellar basal-body rod protein FlgG: MQSLSIAATGMMAQQLNVEVISNNIANMSTTGFKRGRAEFQDLLYQNLRRVGANSSDAGTIVPSGVQVGLGVKTAAVNRIMTQGNMNNTENKLDVAIQGRGYFRIELPSGDDAYTRAGTFDIGPDGQLITADGYTLAPGITIPPEATDIAISADGQVQVAIPGQTAPQIVGQMELVAFANEGGLDPLGGNLFAETPASGAPTIGTPGNDGLGSVLQGFLETSNVNAVSEITSLITAQRAYEMNAKIITASDEMMSVTSNMK; encoded by the coding sequence ATGCAGTCGCTCAGCATCGCCGCCACAGGCATGATGGCCCAGCAGCTCAATGTCGAGGTGATCTCGAACAACATCGCCAACATGAGCACCACCGGCTTCAAGCGCGGCCGCGCCGAATTCCAGGATCTGCTCTATCAGAACCTGCGGCGCGTCGGCGCGAACTCGTCGGATGCGGGCACCATCGTCCCCTCCGGCGTGCAGGTCGGCCTCGGCGTCAAGACGGCTGCGGTCAACCGCATCATGACCCAGGGCAACATGAACAACACGGAAAACAAGCTCGACGTCGCCATTCAGGGCCGCGGCTATTTCCGCATCGAATTGCCGAGCGGCGACGACGCCTATACCCGCGCCGGCACCTTCGACATCGGCCCCGACGGACAGCTCATCACCGCCGACGGCTATACGCTCGCCCCCGGCATCACCATTCCGCCGGAGGCGACCGACATTGCCATCAGCGCCGACGGCCAGGTGCAGGTCGCCATTCCCGGCCAGACCGCGCCGCAGATCGTCGGCCAGATGGAACTCGTCGCCTTCGCCAATGAAGGCGGCCTCGATCCTCTCGGCGGCAATCTCTTCGCGGAAACGCCTGCCAGCGGCGCGCCGACCATCGGCACACCCGGCAATGACGGTCTCGGCAGCGTGCTTCAGGGTTTCCTCGAAACCTCGAACGTGAACGCGGTCAGCGAAATCACCTCGCTCATCACCGCCCAGCGTGCATATGAGATGAATGCCAAGATCATCACCGCCTCGGACGAGATGATGTCCGTCACCTCGAACATGAAATAA
- the fliE gene encoding flagellar hook-basal body complex protein FliE: MTTIPASTALNAYARAAGMGGGAQSPQTGGLKEAGGGFGDMLKQALDETVETSKSGEMKMAALTGTRDGNIVDVVTAVAEAETTLQTVVTVRDKVIAAYQEILRMPI; the protein is encoded by the coding sequence ATGACCACCATACCGGCATCCACAGCTCTCAACGCCTATGCCCGCGCCGCGGGAATGGGCGGCGGCGCGCAGTCGCCGCAGACGGGCGGGCTCAAGGAAGCAGGCGGCGGCTTCGGCGACATGCTGAAGCAGGCGCTCGACGAGACGGTTGAAACGTCGAAATCCGGCGAAATGAAAATGGCGGCCCTGACCGGCACCCGCGACGGCAACATCGTCGATGTGGTGACGGCGGTCGCGGAAGCGGAAACCACCTTGCAGACGGTCGTGACCGTTCGCGACAAGGTGATCGCCGCCTATCAGGAAATCTTGAGGATGCCGATCTGA
- the flgF gene encoding flagellar basal-body rod protein FlgF: MLAPGIQPDAGFDMENALLIGLSRQMAMSREMATIANNIANMNTTAYKSEAMLFEEFLAKDASEDSPDSTIRFVQDVGQHRNLRDGALQTTGNPFDVAITGEGFFRVETGQGVLYTRNGNFQLDADGQLVTSNGDPILTDAGTPITFARDEIGITIARDGTISSDRGLRGKLAIVTFENQQEMRKAGNSLLSTAQEEVPAENIRLVQGALEGSNVNPILEMTNMIEVTRSYASAQKLIDQADQMRRKAIQDLGAAA; the protein is encoded by the coding sequence ATGCTTGCGCCAGGAATTCAACCGGACGCCGGCTTCGACATGGAAAACGCTCTTCTCATAGGTCTTTCGCGCCAGATGGCGATGTCGCGCGAAATGGCGACCATCGCGAACAACATCGCGAACATGAACACGACCGCTTACAAGTCGGAAGCGATGCTGTTCGAGGAGTTTCTGGCGAAGGACGCTTCCGAAGACAGCCCCGACAGCACCATCCGTTTCGTCCAGGATGTCGGCCAGCACCGCAATCTCCGCGACGGCGCGCTCCAGACGACCGGCAACCCCTTCGATGTGGCAATCACCGGCGAAGGCTTTTTCCGCGTCGAAACCGGCCAGGGCGTCCTCTATACGCGCAACGGCAACTTCCAGCTCGACGCCGACGGCCAGCTCGTAACCTCGAACGGCGACCCGATCCTCACCGATGCCGGCACACCCATCACCTTCGCCCGCGACGAAATCGGCATCACCATTGCCCGTGACGGCACGATCTCCAGCGATCGCGGCCTGCGCGGCAAGCTCGCCATCGTCACCTTCGAAAACCAGCAGGAAATGAGAAAGGCCGGCAACAGCCTCCTGAGCACCGCGCAGGAAGAAGTCCCGGCTGAAAACATCAGGCTCGTGCAGGGCGCGCTCGAAGGGTCGAACGTCAATCCCATCCTCGAAATGACCAACATGATCGAGGTTACGCGCTCCTACGCAAGCGCACAGAAGCTTATCGACCAGGCGGACCAGATGCGCCGCAAAGCCATTCAGGATCTCGGAGCGGCGGCGTAA